A window of Citrus sinensis cultivar Valencia sweet orange chromosome 7, DVS_A1.0, whole genome shotgun sequence contains these coding sequences:
- the LOC102606680 gene encoding uncharacterized protein LOC102606680 isoform X2, producing MHGRLGSRLVKGLASGEKGQLTHFNDELLNEVIKECSENFLALQSLIRKMQEEGLDFQTTRNADHYGALINHLSLIRNKRCLMAYVYNRAEMIQNLAWTVGLRLFELPEEIQEKLSHLEKDYFKRHSAALESYMSKVDLNLNVDMVPPKDPYIKVRVLDDLGEGIVVSDKAANFARHSMHFLKRTDAEPYISRGLMEELTG from the exons atgcaCGGAAGATTGGGAAGCCGACTGGTAAAGGGACTTGCAAGTGGTGAAAAAGGCCAGCTCACGcattttaat GATGAGCTTTTAAATGAAGTAATTAAAGAATGCAGTGAAAATTTCCTCGCGCTTCAGTCCTTGATAAG GAAAATGCAGGAAGAAGGATTGGATTTTCAAACAACAAGAAATGCAGATCACTATGGAGCACTTATCAACCACCTTTCTCTAATTCGCAACAAACGCTGCCTGATGGCATACGT GTACAACCGAGCAGAAATGATACAGAATTTGGCATGGACAGTTGGGCTTAGGCTCTTTGAGCTGCCCgaagaaattcaagaaaaactcAGTCACTTggaaaaagattattttaagaGACATTCTGCAGCATTGGAATCATACATGTCGAAAGTGGATCTTAACTTGAATGTG GATATGGTGCCACCAAAAGACCCCTATATCAAGGTGAGGGTCCTTGATGATCTCGGTGAAGGAATAGTTGTGAGTGACAAGGCAGCCAATTTTGCCCGCCACTCGATGCACTTTCTCAAACGAACTGATGCGGAGCCATACATCTCAAGA GGCTTGATGGAGGAACTTACAGGCTGA
- the LOC102606680 gene encoding uncharacterized protein LOC102606680 isoform X1 has translation MVSVARPDVGPIRVEPDPTLTINRISKGKEMHGRLGSRLVKGLASGEKGQLTHFNDELLNEVIKECSENFLALQSLIRKMQEEGLDFQTTRNADHYGALINHLSLIRNKRCLMAYVYNRAEMIQNLAWTVGLRLFELPEEIQEKLSHLEKDYFKRHSAALESYMSKVDLNLNVDMVPPKDPYIKVRVLDDLGEGIVVSDKAANFARHSMHFLKRTDAEPYISRGLMEELTG, from the exons ATGGTTTCGGTAGCCCGACCCGATGTTGGCCCGATTCGGGTCGAGCCCGACCCGACCCTAACTATAAATAG GATCtcgaaaggaaaagaaatgcaCGGAAGATTGGGAAGCCGACTGGTAAAGGGACTTGCAAGTGGTGAAAAAGGCCAGCTCACGcattttaat GATGAGCTTTTAAATGAAGTAATTAAAGAATGCAGTGAAAATTTCCTCGCGCTTCAGTCCTTGATAAG GAAAATGCAGGAAGAAGGATTGGATTTTCAAACAACAAGAAATGCAGATCACTATGGAGCACTTATCAACCACCTTTCTCTAATTCGCAACAAACGCTGCCTGATGGCATACGT GTACAACCGAGCAGAAATGATACAGAATTTGGCATGGACAGTTGGGCTTAGGCTCTTTGAGCTGCCCgaagaaattcaagaaaaactcAGTCACTTggaaaaagattattttaagaGACATTCTGCAGCATTGGAATCATACATGTCGAAAGTGGATCTTAACTTGAATGTG GATATGGTGCCACCAAAAGACCCCTATATCAAGGTGAGGGTCCTTGATGATCTCGGTGAAGGAATAGTTGTGAGTGACAAGGCAGCCAATTTTGCCCGCCACTCGATGCACTTTCTCAAACGAACTGATGCGGAGCCATACATCTCAAGA GGCTTGATGGAGGAACTTACAGGCTGA
- the LOC102607870 gene encoding UDP-glycosyltransferase 73C3-like has product MASQAGSQLHFILFPFLAQGHMIPMIDIARLLAQHGALVTIVTTPMNAARFQNVIERGIQSGLRIQVIEFYFPCQEVGLPEGCESWDKLPSMALLPKFFAAIEMLRLPLETLFKEIQPKPSCLISDVCLPWTVSSACKFNVPRIVFHGFSCFCLLCLHSLSVSKAHESVSSDSEYFLVPGLPDRVEITKAQLPEILKLKSFGEPILAAEMASYGVIVNSFEEMEPAYVEEYKNARDGKVWCVGPVSLCNKEDIDKLERGDKTSNDGSGCLKWLDSWQPGSAVYVCLGSLCDSSTTQLIELGLGLEATKKPFIWVIRPGDQAKGLEDWLLAEKFEERIEGRGLLIRGWAPQVVILSHPAIGGFLTHCGWNSVLEAVSNGLPMVTWPFFADQFCNEKLVVQVLRIGVTIGAERPPSLADEERNGVPVKKEDVKKAINMLMDEGEERDERRRRAREYGETAKTAIEEGGSSYLNIKLLIKDILQQAK; this is encoded by the coding sequence ATGGCATCCCAAGCTGGTAGCCAACTTCACTTCATcttatttccttttcttgCTCAGGGCCATATGATTCCCATGATAGACATTGCAAGATTGTTGGCACAGCATGGCGCCCTTGTAACCATTGTCACCACACCAATGAATGCAGCCCGGTTTCAAAACGTTATAGAACGTGGGATACAATCTGGGTTACGTATCCAAGTCattgagttttattttccatGTCAAGAAGTAGGATTGCCTGAAGGTTGTGAGAGTTGGGACAAGCTTCCTTCGATGGCCTTGCTCCCTAAGTTCTTCGCTGCAATTGAAATGCTGCGTTTGCCGTTGGAAACTTTGTTCAAGGAGATACAACCTAAGCCAAGCTGCTTAATCTCCGACGTGTGTTTGCCTTGGACAGTTTCTTCTGCCTGCAAGTTCAATGTTCCAAGGATTGTTTTCCATGgtttttcttgcttttgtcttttgtgttTGCACAGCTTGAGTGTTTCCAAGGCTCATGAGAGTGTTTCCTCTGATTCAGAATATTTTTTGGTGCCTGGATTGCCTGATCGAGTTGAAATAACTAAAGCTCAGCTACCCGAAATCCTGAAACTGAAAAGTTTTGGTGAGCCAATTTTGGCAGCTGAAATGGCATCCTATGGGGTCATTGTGAATTCATTTGAAGAGATGGAGCCTGCTTATGTTGAAGAATACAAGAATGCAAGAGATGGAAAAGTTTGGTGTGTTGGTCCTGTTTCATTGTGCAACAAGGAAGACATTGATAAACTTGAGAGAGGTGACAAGACTTCCAATGATGGCTCTGGTTGCTTAAAGTGGCTTGATTCATGGCAACCAGGCTCTGCAGTCTATGTTTGTCTTGGAAGTCTTTGTGATTCTTCAACCACACAGCTGATAGAGCTTGGTTTAGGCTTAGAAGCAACAAAGAAGCCATTCATCTGGGTTATAAGACCCGGAGATCAAGCAAAAGGGTTAGAGGATTGGCTTTTGGCAGAAAAGTTTGAGGAAAGGATTGAAGGGAGAGGACTTTTGATCCGGGGTTGGGCTCCTCAAGTGGTGATATTGTCACACCCTGCAATTGGAGGGTTCTTAACACATTGCGGCTGGAATTCAGTGCTAGAAGCGGTTTCAAATGGCTTGCCGATGGTCACCTGGCCATTTTTCGCAGATCAGTTTTGCAATGAGAAGTTGGTTGTGCAAGTGTTGAGGATTGGTGTGACGATTGGGGCAGAACGTCCACCAAGTTTAGCCGATGAAGAGAGGAATGGGGTGCCGGTGAAGAAGGAAGATGTCAAAAAGGCTATTAACATGCTCATGGATGAAGGGGAAGAAAGAGATGAGAGGAGAAGAAGAGCTAGAGAGTATGGGGAGACGGCAAAGACAGCAATAGAAGAAGGGGGGTCTTCTTACCTTAACATCAAGCTGTTAATCAAAGATATTTTGCAGCAAGCAAAATGA
- the LOC102607275 gene encoding uncharacterized protein LOC102607275 isoform X2, with protein MHGRLGSRLVKELASGEKGQLTHFNDELLNEVIKECSENFLALQSLIRKMQEEGLDFQTTRNADHYGALINHLSLIRNKRCLMAYVYNRAEMIQNLAWTVGLRLFELPEEIQEKLSHLEKDYFKRHSAALESYMSKVDLNLNVDMVPPKDPYIKVRVLDDLGEGIVVSDKAANFARHSMHFLKRTDAEPYISRGLMEELTG; from the exons atgcaCGGAAGATTGGGAAGCCGACTGGTAAAGGAACTTGCAAGTGGTGAAAAAGGCCAGCTCACGCATTTCAAT GATGAGCTTTTAAATGAAGTAATTAAAGAATGCAGTGAAAATTTCCTCGCGCTTCAGTCCTTGATAAG GAAAATGCAGGAAGAAGGATTGGATTTTCAAACAACAAGAAATGCAGATCACTATGGAGCACTTATCAACCACCTTTCTCTAATTCGCAACAAACGCTGCCTGATGGCATACGT GTACAACCGAGCAGAAATGATACAGAATTTGGCATGGACAGTTGGGCTTAGGCTCTTTGAGCTGCCCgaagaaattcaagaaaaactcAGTCACTTGGAAAAGGACTATTTTAAGAGACATTCTGCAGCATTGGAATCATACATGTCGAAAGTGGATCTTAACTTGAATGTG GATATGGTGCCACCAAAAGACCCCTACATCAAGGTGAGGGTCCTTGATGATCTCGGTGAAGGAATAGTTGTGAGTGACAAGGCAGCCAATTTTGCCCGCCACTCGATGCACTTTCTCAAAAGAACTGATGCGGAGCCATACATCTCAAGA GGCTTGATGGAGGAACTTACAGGCTGA
- the LOC102607275 gene encoding uncharacterized protein LOC102607275 isoform X1: MHGRLGSRLVKELASGEKGQLTHFNDELLNEVIKECSENFLALQSLIRKMQEEGLDFQTTRNADHYGALINHLSLIRNKRCLMAYVYNRAEMIQNLAWTVGLRLFELPEEIQEKLSHLEKDYFKRHSAALESYMSKVDLNLNVDMVPPKDPYIKVRVLDDLGEGIVVSDKAANFARHSMHFLKRTDAEPYISRVFLAQQGLMEELTG; the protein is encoded by the exons atgcaCGGAAGATTGGGAAGCCGACTGGTAAAGGAACTTGCAAGTGGTGAAAAAGGCCAGCTCACGCATTTCAAT GATGAGCTTTTAAATGAAGTAATTAAAGAATGCAGTGAAAATTTCCTCGCGCTTCAGTCCTTGATAAG GAAAATGCAGGAAGAAGGATTGGATTTTCAAACAACAAGAAATGCAGATCACTATGGAGCACTTATCAACCACCTTTCTCTAATTCGCAACAAACGCTGCCTGATGGCATACGT GTACAACCGAGCAGAAATGATACAGAATTTGGCATGGACAGTTGGGCTTAGGCTCTTTGAGCTGCCCgaagaaattcaagaaaaactcAGTCACTTGGAAAAGGACTATTTTAAGAGACATTCTGCAGCATTGGAATCATACATGTCGAAAGTGGATCTTAACTTGAATGTG GATATGGTGCCACCAAAAGACCCCTACATCAAGGTGAGGGTCCTTGATGATCTCGGTGAAGGAATAGTTGTGAGTGACAAGGCAGCCAATTTTGCCCGCCACTCGATGCACTTTCTCAAAAGAACTGATGCGGAGCCATACATCTCAAGA GTTTTCCTTGCTCAACAGGGCTTGATGGAGGAACTTACAGGCTGA
- the LOC102631281 gene encoding MAPK kinase substrate protein At1g80180 — MAGLQRSAVSFRRQGSSGLVWDDKFLKELNQEIENSNSKQKEQEQAAAAVEISSSQQDQQEQQQQPQVDVKPPRSVNTTIERSRSNGGGGGGGAGARGYRTGRVSPAIEPPSPRVSACGFCSAFANKPPKNNTHAKRTGWQGFAVRFG; from the exons ATGGCTGGTCTGCAAAGATCTGCAGTTTCATTCAGAAGGCAAGGCTCTTCAGGTCTTGTTTGGGATGACAAGttcttaaaagaattaaatcaagaaattgaaaatagcAACAGCAAGCAAAAAGAACAGGAGCAGGCAGCAGCAGCAGTTGAAATATCATCATCGCAACAGGACCAGCaagagcagcagcagcagccacAAGTTGATGTTAAGCCTCCGAGATCAGTCAACACTACCATTGAAAGAAGCCGATCCaacggcggcggcggcggcggcggcgctGGAGCAAGAGGGTACCGCACCGGCAGAGTCTCTCCGGCAATCGAACCTCCTTCTCCTAGGGTTTCTGCATGTGGGTTCTGCAGCGCTTTTGCTAATAAACCCCCCAAGAATAACACTCATGCCAAGAGAACCG GTTGGCAGGGTTTTGCAGTTCGGTTCGGTTAA
- the PG gene encoding polygalacturonase precursor (The RefSeq protein has 3 substitutions compared to this genomic sequence) gives MKQLKFCSFSTFFIVLIHVLVCLSASLVSTEGFDSLLELPHSGSNGTRSKSKRVIFVGDFGAKGDGFNDDTEAFANAWKKACSFPARTKIVFSAGYTFLIHPIDISGPCKSRLTLKISGTIVAPKDPDVWKGLNRRRWLYFNRVNHLTVQGGGTINGMGQEWWSRSCKINTTNPCRHAPTAITFHKCKNLKVQNLRVVNSQQMHIAFTNCLRVVISNLEVIAPAESPNTDGIHISASRGVEVKNSIVGTGDDCISIVGNSSLIRIRNFACGPGHGISIGSLGKSNSSVRIHDIMVYGALISNTQNGVRIKTWQGGSGSATNIQFLDVLMKNVSNPIIIDQYYCDSPVPCANQTSAVKVENITFIHIKGTSATEEAIKFACSDDSPCEGLFLEDVQLVSHSGGIAKSFCWEAYGSSVGQVEPPPCFACSEGLIQQKAPSNLAFQSF, from the exons ATGAAGCAACTTAAGTTTTGTTcgttttcaacattttttataGTTCTAATCCATGTGCTTGTTTGTCTGTCAGCAAGCTTGGTTTCTACAGAAGGCTTTGACTCGTTGTTGGAGCTCCCACATTCTGGGTCAAACGGAACTCGATCCAAATccaaaagggtaatttttgtTGGTGATTTTGGTGCCAAAGGAGATGGCTTCAATGATGACACTGAG GCATTTGCAAATGCTTGGAAGAAGGCTTGTTCTTTTCCTGCACGaacaaaaattgttttttcaGCTGGATACACTTTTCTAATCCATCCCATCGATATTTCTGGGCCCTGTAAATCTAGACTTACTTTGGAG ATATCTGGAACAATAGTTGCTCCTAAAGATCCTGATGTCTGGAAGGGTTTGAATCGACGTAGATGGCTCTACTTTAATCGGGTGAACCATCTTACCGTACAAGGAGGAGGGACAATCGATGGAATGGGACAGGAATGGTGGTCAAGATCCTGCAAGATTAACACAACAAAT CCATGTCGACATGCTCCAACG GCTATTACTTTTCATAAGTGCAAGAATTTGAAAGTTCAGAACCTTAGGGTGGTCAACAGTCAACAAATGCACATTGCATTCACTAATTGTCTACGGGTTGTGATATCCAATCTCGAAGTGATTGCACCTGCTGAAAGTCCTAATACGGATGGGATACACATCAGTGCATCTCGTGGTGTTGAAGTCAAGAATAGCATAGTTGGAACAG GAGATGACTGCATATCTATAGTTGGGAATTCTTCACTAATCCGAATCAGAAACTTTGCCTGTGGGCCAGGCCATGGTATAAG CATTGGAAGCTTGGGGAAATCAAATTCATCTGTACGAATTCATGATATAATGGTTTATGGAGCATTAATTTCCAACACTCAGAATGGGGTTCGGATAAAAACATGGCAG GGAGGCAGTGGTTCTGCCACCAATATCCAGTTCTTGGATGTTTTGATGAAAAACGTATCAAATCCAATAATAATAGACCAATATTATTGTGATTCACCGGTGCCATGTGCAAACCAG ACTTCAGCTGTTAAAGTGGAGAACATAACCTTTATACACATTAAAGGAACTTCAGCAACAGAGgaagcaataaaatttgcatgcAGTGATGACTCACCATGCGAAGGCTTATTTTTGGAAGACGTTCAGCTTGTGTCACACTCTGGGGGCATTGCGAAGTCATTTTGTTGGGAAGCTTACGGGTCAAGCGTGGGTCAAGTAGAACCACCTCCTTGCTTCGCATGCTCTGAGGGCTTAATTGAGCAGAAAGCCCCGTCTAACTTAGCTTTTCAATCCTTCTGA
- the LOC102630479 gene encoding peptide deformylase 1A, chloroplastic/mitochondrial: protein MEAIHRFSVCHLPICLAKRHIKSAPIILCPTRKLVSSPDFSNDVTFSPHRKARTTSAISKAGWLLGLGQNKKAKLPEIVQAGDPVLHEPAREVDPGEIGSERIQNIIDDMVKVMRSAPGVGLAAPQIGVPLRIIVLEDTKEYISYQSKEEIKAFDRRPFDLLMILNPKLKKKSDRTALFFEGCLSVNGYRAVVERYLDIEVTGLDRDGQPIKVDATGWQARILQHECDHLDGTLYVDKMVPKTFRTVENLDLPLAEGCPKLGVHEP from the exons ATGGAAGCTATCCATAGATTCTCTGTGTGTCATCTACCAATATGTCTGGCCAAAAGACATATCAAATCCGCTCCGATAATATTGTGCCCAACCCGAAAACTGGTTTCAAGCCCCGATTTCTCAAACGATGTAACATTCTCCCCCCACCGGAAAGCCCGCACGACATCTGCAATTAGCAAGGCGGGTTGGCTTCTGGGTCTGGGACAAAACAAGAAAGCGAAGCTGCCGGAAATAGTACAAGCGGGTGACCCGGTTTTGCATGAACCGGCCCGAGAAGTTGATCCGGGTGAAATCGGGTCAGAAAGGATACAGAATATTATTGATGATATGGTTAAGGTTATGAGGTCTGCTCCTGGTGTTGGGCTTGCTGCTCCTCAAATTGGAGTCCCATTAAGA ATCATAGTGTTGGAAGATACGAAAGAATATATCAGTTATCAATCTAAGGAAGAAATTAAAGCCTTCGATAGACGCCCTTTTGATCTTCTG ATGATTCTAAACCCCAAGCTGAAAAAGAAGAGCGACAGGACAGCACTGTTTTTTGAAGGGTGTTTAAG TGTCAATGGATACAGAGCAGTGGTGGAGAGGTATCTAGACATTGAGGTTACTGGTTTGGATCGTGATGGTCAGCCCATCAAAGTAGATGCTACAGGTTGGCAGGCCCGGATTTTACAGCATGAATGTGATCATCTGGATGGTACTCTATATGTCGATAAGATGGTACCAAAAACGTTTAGAACTGTAGAAAATCTAGACTTGCCTCTCGCAGAGGGCTGCCCCAAGCTTGGTGTCCATGAGCCTTAA